One part of the Phoenix dactylifera cultivar Barhee BC4 chromosome 4, palm_55x_up_171113_PBpolish2nd_filt_p, whole genome shotgun sequence genome encodes these proteins:
- the LOC103696838 gene encoding non-specific lipid transfer protein GPI-anchored 19-like, with protein MEKIKCFSIAMSILAAILTAPATPVAGQISKACTGSISSFTPCLKYLMATAIAGGSPTKECCSALTGLIGLRMDCTCLILTGNVPFNVPFNQTLAMSLPSMCGLMSIPLQCKGTAMTLPGPGPVASTPALLPLPPLRSEPSPPLPSPSSPLVPASPPKRSGVLPPRGFLRGDIPLCC; from the exons ATGGAGAAAATCAAGTGCTTTAGCATCGCAATGTCGATACTAGCTGCCATTTTGACGGCACCGGCGACTCCGGTCGCCGGCCAGATCTCGAAGGCGTGCACAGGCTCGATCAGTAGCTTCACCCCATGCCTAAAATACCTTATGGCCACCGCCATCGCCGGCGGTTCTCCGACCAAGGAGTGTTGCTCAGCTCTCACGGGGCTCATCGGTCTCCGCATGGACTGCACTTGCCTCATACTCACAGGCAATGTCCCATTCAACGTCCCCTTCAATCAAACACTTGCTATGTCACTTCCCAGCATGTGCGGATTGATGTCGATCCCCCTCCAATGCAAAG GTACAGCGATGACACTTCCGGGTCCAG GCCCTGTCGCGTCTACGCCGGCCCTTCTTCCGCTAC CTCCACTTCGATCGGAGCCATCGCCACCTTTGCCATCTCCATCATCACCTTTGGTGCCAGCATCTCCACCGAAGCGATCAGGGGTACTGCCTCCGAGAGGTTTTCTCAGGGGAGACATCCCCTTGTGCTGCTAA
- the LOC103696842 gene encoding non-specific lipid transfer protein GPI-anchored 23-like has protein sequence MKCISVVISLLAAILSAGMTPVSTQTPTACTSSLISSFTPCLNYLLGSTNGGGTPTAECCKSLASLVNSSTDCACLILTGNVPFSLPISRTLAISLPRMCRSTTSSVPLECRGTAMPLPGPGPVAFAPSLPPLPPMQSEPPTSPLEPTSLSPSSPLEPTSLSPSSPLQPASPPAEIGDANQGQRPLVLPSSAMKPSHIFSTTILPLLVIGIMLFDKF, from the exons atGAAGTGCATTAGCGTCGTAATCTCCCTATTAGCTGCCATTTTGAGTGCAGGCATGACTCCGGTCTCCACCCAGACCCCAACGGCATGCACAAGTTCCCTGATTAGCAGCTTCACTCCTTGCCTAAATTACCTCTTGGGAAGCACCAATGGTGGCGGCACCCCGACCGCCGAGTGCTGCAAGTCTCTCGCCTCGCTCGTCAACAGCAGCACCGACTGCGCGTGCCTCATACTGACAGGGAATGTTCCCTTCAGCCTCCCCATCAGCCGGACGCTCGCCATCTCGCTTCCTCGCATGTGTAGATCGACGACGTCCTCCGTGCCCCTGGAATGCAGAG GCACAGCGATGCCACTTCCTGGTCCAG GCCCTGTCGCATTTGCGCCTTCTCTTCCCCCTCTTC CTCCGATGCAATCTGAGCCACCAACATCACCATTGGAGCCGACATCTCTGTCGCCATCATCACCATTGGAGCCGACATCTCTATCACCATCATCGCCATTGCAGCCAGCATCTCCTCCGGCGGAGATCGGGGATGCTAACCAGGGGCAACGTCCATTAGTGCTACCTAGCTCTGCCATGAAGCCTTCTCATATCTTCTCAACAACCATCTTACCACTGCTTGTAATTGGAATCATGTTGTTCGATAAGTTCTAA